One window of the Sediminitomix flava genome contains the following:
- a CDS encoding ParA family protein, with translation MTNTDVINFLKRNPSLSLSGLEKEASIPSSMLSKAISGNRNLNDEHLTKLSPVLKRYGFHKSDGAKIISIVNNKGGVAKTTTCSNLGRALHLEGYKVLLCDLDQQGNLSQTYDINDPEEELYQSLSFKIDAPIQNCIMEIFPGFDICPSTIALGQAALDLQNNQLKGYKRLSKVLDQVRNEYDFILIDCPPSLDIMTGTALVASDSVVLPVQPEEHAVKGLKNVFNLIDQMKDLNDHIQIEGILFTMVTSNTTLHKSYMEAIKEGMPHVRVFDTLIRRSISIPEATATHQSIFDYDKSSNGAKDYKNITLELIGETKLKKK, from the coding sequence ATGACAAATACTGATGTTATTAATTTTTTAAAGAGAAATCCGTCTCTTTCTTTATCAGGATTAGAAAAAGAAGCTTCTATTCCAAGTTCAATGTTGTCTAAAGCAATTTCTGGGAACAGAAATTTGAATGATGAGCACCTAACAAAACTTTCACCTGTATTGAAAAGATATGGCTTTCATAAATCTGATGGAGCCAAAATCATCAGTATTGTTAATAACAAAGGGGGAGTAGCAAAAACAACGACTTGCTCAAACTTAGGTAGAGCATTGCACCTAGAAGGATATAAAGTTTTACTATGTGACCTAGATCAACAAGGAAACCTATCACAAACTTATGATATAAATGACCCTGAAGAAGAGTTATATCAATCACTCTCTTTCAAAATTGATGCTCCTATTCAAAACTGTATCATGGAAATATTTCCTGGTTTTGACATCTGCCCTTCAACTATTGCACTTGGTCAAGCTGCTCTTGATCTACAAAACAATCAACTAAAAGGGTATAAAAGATTATCTAAAGTGCTTGATCAGGTCAGAAATGAATATGATTTCATTCTTATTGACTGTCCTCCTTCATTAGATATCATGACAGGTACTGCTCTAGTTGCTTCTGATTCCGTTGTTTTACCTGTACAACCAGAAGAACATGCAGTAAAAGGATTGAAGAATGTATTTAACCTTATCGATCAAATGAAAGATTTGAACGATCACATTCAAATTGAAGGTATTCTATTTACGATGGTAACATCGAATACTACATTACATAAAAGTTATATGGAGGCAATCAAAGAAGGTATGCCTCATGTTCGCGTATTTGATACATTAATCCGTAGAAGTATATCTATACCAGAAGCTACAGCTACACATCAAAGTATCTTTGATTACGATAAATCTTCAAATGGGGCTAAAGATTATAAGAATATTACCTTAGAACTCATCGGAGAAACTAAACTAAAGAAAAAATAA
- a CDS encoding ParB N-terminal domain-containing protein codes for MAKKKFNTKTLVSEVGSAASQITSTPNLQTSSIPTGERMEKAVRENIHILKELEYFIRKLNESEYNLLKEDIRLNGCKEPIKLWKRDDDFIIVDGHHRYQICQELNIPFQTQSLDFASIEEVKIYMAKLQLGRRNLTPQESSYLRGMQYAFAKMNRDDSAKGGRTREILSKEYGVSEATIMRDHKLYLGIEKLSQISEEEKQNYLSGDSFLLKKHIEYIAIQDDLNLEVLLTFLSQGGTLEDYIKQLDKKEQQTKQPKKADKVDFLESFESKFEKELKSADPSRKAEMKFWLESLLNKYYS; via the coding sequence ATGGCCAAGAAGAAATTCAATACCAAAACATTAGTTTCTGAGGTAGGCTCTGCCGCTTCACAAATTACAAGTACACCTAATTTACAAACAAGCTCTATTCCTACAGGGGAAAGAATGGAAAAAGCTGTAAGAGAAAACATTCATATTCTAAAAGAACTTGAATACTTTATCAGAAAGCTGAATGAGTCAGAATACAATTTACTTAAAGAAGATATTCGACTAAATGGGTGTAAAGAACCTATTAAATTATGGAAACGTGATGATGACTTTATCATTGTAGATGGGCATCACCGTTATCAGATTTGTCAAGAGTTAAATATCCCTTTTCAAACGCAGAGTCTCGACTTCGCATCTATCGAAGAAGTCAAGATCTATATGGCAAAACTCCAATTAGGTCGTAGAAACTTAACACCACAAGAGTCGAGCTACCTTAGAGGAATGCAATATGCCTTTGCCAAAATGAATAGAGATGATAGTGCAAAAGGAGGAAGGACTAGAGAAATTCTTTCAAAGGAATATGGTGTAAGTGAAGCTACGATCATGCGTGATCATAAGCTATACCTTGGTATTGAGAAACTTTCTCAAATCTCAGAGGAAGAAAAACAAAATTATCTATCAGGTGATTCATTCCTTCTAAAAAAGCATATAGAGTATATTGCGATTCAAGATGACTTAAATTTAGAAGTTTTATTGACTTTCTTATCGCAAGGAGGTACGCTTGAAGATTATATCAAACAACTAGATAAAAAAGAGCAACAAACTAAACAGCCTAAAAAAGCTGATAAAGTAGATTTTCTTGAAAGCTTTGAAAGTAAGTTTGAAAAGGAATTAAAATCTGCAGATCCTAGTAGAAAAGCTGAAATGAAATTTTGGTTAGAATCTCTTCTTAATAAATATTACAGTTAA
- a CDS encoding replication initiation protein produces MKFVKRKKLVRKSNKLINAKENTPLTALERKLMLYSVSEVNDEGKVNFRIQDLYGTSKLNTSHYRNVRKAVENLLNVKVVVEEGDVSDEDWRIKGMNVFDVIEASRKGGSISARFTQSMIPHITNLKRNYTTYLYEAVSPFRSDFSIRIYELLVQGVDHYSKREFELEELKSKIGISQIKTYTNFNQIRTKVLDKACHEITEKSDIDVTWDISGKKGRRVSHITFFMQRKTASVERSTSDSTKVEVKVDKQLEQQMNTMKGLGLSEDQIRLVLQMKQSEEKLKDVEPEVVESTTLFNEQEGEPFKLEQTSIHLDIVVEERKSRLRERLIGYKVAPELVEKVVEHTQASKESGIWKHVTYLQKNPNAVDNPAGYLTSIFRNNYGL; encoded by the coding sequence ATGAAATTTGTAAAGAGAAAGAAGCTTGTTCGTAAGTCGAATAAACTTATAAATGCGAAGGAGAATACACCTTTAACGGCATTGGAGAGGAAATTAATGCTCTACTCTGTTTCAGAGGTCAATGATGAAGGTAAAGTCAATTTTAGAATACAAGACCTATACGGAACGAGTAAGCTAAATACGAGCCATTACAGAAATGTTAGAAAGGCAGTTGAGAACTTGCTAAATGTTAAGGTTGTGGTGGAAGAGGGTGATGTTTCTGACGAAGACTGGAGAATCAAAGGAATGAATGTTTTTGATGTGATTGAGGCTAGTCGTAAAGGAGGAAGCATTTCAGCAAGGTTCACACAATCTATGATTCCGCACATCACTAACCTTAAAAGAAATTATACAACATACCTCTATGAGGCTGTATCGCCGTTTCGTTCAGACTTTAGCATCCGTATATATGAATTGTTAGTACAAGGTGTAGATCATTATTCTAAGAGAGAATTTGAACTTGAGGAGCTAAAAAGCAAGATTGGTATTAGCCAAATTAAGACTTACACTAATTTCAATCAGATACGTACTAAAGTTTTGGATAAAGCTTGTCATGAGATAACAGAAAAGTCAGATATAGATGTGACATGGGATATTTCTGGTAAAAAGGGGAGGAGAGTAAGTCATATAACCTTCTTTATGCAGCGTAAAACGGCCTCTGTTGAACGATCTACCTCTGATAGTACAAAAGTAGAGGTGAAAGTTGATAAACAGCTAGAGCAGCAAATGAATACGATGAAGGGCTTAGGTCTATCTGAAGATCAGATAAGATTAGTTCTTCAAATGAAACAATCTGAGGAAAAACTTAAAGATGTCGAGCCTGAGGTGGTAGAATCTACGACTTTATTCAATGAACAAGAAGGTGAGCCATTTAAGTTAGAACAAACAAGTATTCATTTAGATATAGTAGTAGAAGAAAGAAAATCTAGGTTGAGAGAGCGTCTGATTGGATATAAAGTAGCTCCTGAATTGGTTGAAAAAGTTGTTGAACATACGCAAGCGAGCAAAGAATCAGGGATTTGGAAGCATGTAACTTATCTTCAAAAGAATCCGAATGCTGTAGATAATCCTGCCGGATATTTAACTTCTATCTTTAGAAATAATTATGGATTGTAG
- a CDS encoding T9SS type A sorting domain-containing protein — protein MKNIFTHLFFWGASILATQSVFAQQYTGKGYAGGVAGTNYSAPSTEITAETGAKVLDGSIIFAQNFDVADDAGPDFDKDNGVTFEIKYNEDKPYTDGGGGDIRGYSTKDGDNPADFVAIRFNNGNHTWRRSGKWVRYSVDFAAGDFNFIYRAKTDNGFSDHKFFIRLYDPADMSTAVFEHEIDLTEEGAFPAADGDTFNKVRRIGGGNSQTAWFKLLEKITVEAKTYVVEIDDAITNGQAHYGEFAFNVAEEIEEPTEPEISIVVPLSESYVWDSTEVKVNAFDPAVGDENGDGVDSVMFELKDEAGAVVGKDTIRVSPFAWKFNSLDHADGNYSIVAKAAFTSAVEASTEPVNIKIKNTPPAISWVTPIKTEVEEGEEPDRAEIKGNAYQIEVSVADPAVGVENGDGILNVYFQLFDKRPEATQTTAIETYTDEDGLPYTWVLDTEQYEDGNYELRIGVRLLEGKTAWSSNPVMIKNISTEATVSFDGLEDDDVLYGTYDFSVMAYDPAVGTDNGSGVTSVVYMIYDDAQNEVSRDTLEVAPYTYSVNTLEMADGNYMIDAVASFSAAAPEFVSKSFTVNNAVAVSWTSETPSSDVYGTVDFELSAQLDAVTDGGGVTSVTYVLLNENDEEVATSELTVAPFAWSLNTVEYADGNYSVLADVLFMNGVVESVDTISFVVNNAATVSWVTAFTAAISDTKSFEVSAYLDVLGTTHGEGVTSVTYTLSDASENELSSVTVSDAPFSTELVTTEYANGDYLMVATVTFENGKEVSTESLAFTIFNAPLSAGDDLKLAGVAPNPFQDVLTVLLNKSVATTIELLDINGNVVLFLEVEGVEQQEIATSHLTEGLYILRVVQGDKVSTLKVVK, from the coding sequence ATGAAAAACATTTTTACTCACCTATTTTTTTGGGGTGCATCAATATTAGCCACCCAATCAGTCTTTGCCCAACAATATACAGGGAAAGGCTATGCAGGAGGGGTTGCAGGAACAAACTATTCTGCCCCTTCAACAGAAATCACCGCTGAAACAGGAGCTAAGGTACTAGATGGAAGTATCATTTTTGCTCAGAACTTTGACGTTGCAGATGATGCAGGTCCAGATTTCGACAAAGACAACGGGGTAACGTTCGAAATCAAATACAATGAAGACAAGCCTTATACTGATGGCGGTGGTGGAGACATCAGAGGGTACTCTACGAAAGATGGAGACAATCCTGCTGATTTTGTAGCTATTCGTTTTAATAATGGTAACCATACTTGGAGACGAAGTGGAAAGTGGGTTCGTTATTCAGTAGATTTTGCTGCTGGAGACTTCAACTTTATCTATCGTGCGAAAACAGATAATGGATTTTCAGATCATAAATTCTTTATTCGTTTGTATGATCCTGCAGATATGAGTACTGCAGTGTTTGAGCATGAAATCGATTTGACAGAAGAAGGTGCATTCCCTGCCGCAGATGGTGATACCTTCAACAAGGTCAGAAGAATTGGAGGAGGTAATAGCCAAACAGCTTGGTTTAAACTCTTAGAGAAAATCACTGTAGAAGCAAAAACTTATGTGGTAGAAATTGATGATGCAATTACTAATGGACAGGCTCACTATGGTGAATTTGCTTTTAATGTTGCAGAAGAAATAGAAGAACCAACTGAACCAGAGATCTCAATTGTTGTACCACTTAGCGAAAGTTATGTTTGGGATAGCACAGAGGTTAAAGTTAATGCATTTGACCCTGCTGTAGGCGATGAGAATGGTGATGGTGTAGATTCAGTGATGTTTGAATTGAAGGATGAAGCTGGAGCAGTCGTTGGTAAAGATACAATAAGAGTGTCTCCATTTGCATGGAAGTTTAATTCATTAGATCATGCAGATGGTAATTACAGTATTGTTGCTAAGGCTGCCTTCACAAGTGCTGTAGAAGCTAGCACAGAGCCTGTAAACATTAAAATTAAAAATACACCTCCAGCAATATCTTGGGTCACTCCAATTAAAACTGAAGTAGAAGAAGGTGAAGAACCAGATCGTGCAGAAATTAAAGGAAATGCTTACCAAATAGAAGTATCAGTTGCTGACCCTGCTGTAGGAGTTGAGAATGGTGACGGTATCCTAAATGTTTACTTCCAATTGTTTGACAAAAGACCAGAAGCAACTCAAACAACAGCCATCGAAACGTATACAGATGAAGACGGTCTTCCATATACATGGGTACTCGATACTGAACAGTATGAGGATGGTAATTATGAACTTAGAATAGGAGTAAGACTTCTTGAAGGTAAAACGGCTTGGTCATCGAACCCAGTAATGATTAAAAACATCAGTACGGAAGCAACTGTTAGTTTTGATGGCTTAGAAGATGATGACGTTCTTTATGGCACTTATGATTTTTCAGTAATGGCTTATGACCCAGCTGTTGGTACTGATAACGGCTCAGGTGTTACATCTGTAGTTTATATGATTTACGATGATGCTCAAAATGAAGTAAGTAGAGATACACTAGAAGTAGCTCCATATACCTACAGTGTTAATACTTTGGAAATGGCTGATGGAAATTACATGATTGATGCTGTAGCTTCATTCTCTGCAGCAGCACCAGAATTTGTTTCAAAATCATTCACTGTAAATAATGCTGTAGCAGTATCATGGACTTCCGAAACACCTTCTTCAGATGTATATGGTACTGTAGACTTTGAACTATCAGCACAATTAGATGCTGTAACAGATGGTGGTGGTGTTACTTCTGTGACATATGTTCTTTTAAATGAAAATGATGAAGAAGTTGCAACTTCAGAATTAACTGTAGCTCCATTCGCTTGGAGCTTGAATACTGTTGAGTATGCTGATGGTAATTATAGTGTTCTAGCAGACGTATTGTTCATGAATGGCGTAGTAGAATCTGTAGATACTATTTCATTCGTTGTGAACAATGCAGCGACTGTTTCATGGGTAACTGCTTTTACAGCGGCTATTTCTGACACTAAAAGCTTTGAAGTATCGGCGTATTTAGATGTTTTAGGGACTACTCATGGCGAAGGAGTAACTTCAGTTACTTATACCTTATCTGACGCAAGTGAGAATGAATTAAGCTCAGTTACAGTTTCAGATGCACCATTCTCAACAGAGCTAGTAACTACTGAATATGCAAATGGTGATTATCTGATGGTCGCTACAGTTACATTCGAAAATGGTAAAGAAGTATCTACTGAAAGCTTAGCATTTACAATCTTTAATGCACCATTGTCAGCAGGAGATGATCTTAAACTTGCTGGTGTAGCACCAAATCCATTCCAAGATGTCTTAACAGTTCTTCTGAATAAATCAGTAGCTACAACTATTGAATTATTAGACATCAACGGTAATGTCGTACTATTTCTTGAAGTAGAAGGAGTGGAGCAACAAGAAATTGCGACATCTCACCTAACTGAAGGTTTGTACATTTTAAGAGTTGTACAAGGAGACAAAGTTAGTACTTTGAAAGTAGTCAAATAA
- a CDS encoding L-ribulose-5-phosphate 4-epimerase has translation MSKFKSLKEECYEANMQLPELGLVIFTFGNVSAVDRSEGLFAIKPSGVPYKDLKPEDIVIVDFDNNVLEGSMRPSSDTKTHALLYKTWDHIGGVCHTHSTYAVAWAQAGVSIPIFGTTHADHLTQDIPCTVILPDEMIEGDYEHETGNLILDTFASEGLSPEEVEMILVQNHGPFTWGKSAEKAVYNSAVLEELAKMSSITLQINPGTSRIKQTLKDKHFYRKHGANAYYGQ, from the coding sequence ATGAGCAAGTTCAAATCGCTTAAAGAAGAATGTTATGAAGCCAATATGCAGCTCCCAGAGCTAGGGCTTGTCATCTTTACTTTTGGAAACGTAAGTGCCGTAGATCGTTCTGAAGGCTTATTTGCGATTAAGCCAAGTGGCGTACCTTACAAAGACTTAAAGCCAGAAGATATTGTAATTGTTGATTTTGATAACAATGTGCTTGAAGGTTCCATGCGTCCGTCTTCAGATACAAAAACGCATGCTTTATTATATAAAACTTGGGATCACATCGGAGGTGTTTGTCACACACATTCGACCTATGCTGTTGCTTGGGCGCAGGCTGGCGTTTCTATTCCAATTTTTGGAACAACACATGCCGATCATCTTACGCAAGATATCCCTTGTACTGTGATTCTTCCCGATGAGATGATTGAGGGAGATTACGAACATGAGACAGGTAACTTGATCTTAGATACTTTTGCTTCAGAGGGTCTGAGCCCTGAAGAAGTTGAAATGATTTTAGTACAAAATCATGGGCCATTTACATGGGGAAAAAGTGCTGAAAAAGCCGTCTATAATTCTGCTGTTTTAGAGGAACTTGCAAAGATGTCAAGCATCACCTTGCAGATCAATCCTGGTACTTCAAGAATTAAACAGACACTAAAAGATAAGCACTTCTATCGCAAGCACGGTGCGAATGCATATTATGGTCAATAA
- a CDS encoding ribulokinase: protein MNDARNLVLGIDYGSDSCRAVLVDTSNGAVLASAVHAYERWKSLSYCQPSINQFRQHPLDYLEGLEYTIKEVLKVLDKSEYSAVKAISVDTTGSTPVAVNEQGVPLSLTPEFAENPNAMFVLWKDHTAIEEADQINELAKNWDGEDFTKYEGGIYSSEWFWAKVLHVSKQDEAVKQAAFSWIEHCDWIPFVLTGSDDILSFKRSRCAAGHKAMWHQDWGGLPPKEFLTQLDPYLADLRDRLYGETFTAEETAGTLCGAWAQRLGLSEDTIITVGTFDAHAGAVGGEVRPNTLVKVMGTSTCDMIVATPEEVCDNCVSGICGQVDGSIIPHFVGLEAGQSGFGDVLAWFRNMLSWPLKNLGLENTEALIDQIIPKLSEQALEIPVADSKVVSLDWINGRRTPDANQLLKGAITGLNMGTDAVKIFKSLVEAICFGSRAIVDRFESEGVKIDQVVGLGGVAKKSKLVMQTMADVLNRPIKVMRSDQAPALGASMYAAVAAGIYPDVLTAMNHISNGVEQEYQPIAANVEVYERLYQEYSKIGSFIEEHTESKKYEQVQIA from the coding sequence ATGAATGATGCAAGAAACTTGGTGTTAGGAATCGACTATGGTTCGGATTCCTGTCGTGCGGTACTTGTAGACACAAGCAATGGAGCGGTTTTAGCTTCAGCTGTTCATGCTTATGAGCGTTGGAAGTCATTGAGCTACTGCCAACCATCTATCAACCAATTCAGACAACATCCACTCGATTATTTAGAAGGCTTAGAATACACCATCAAAGAAGTATTAAAAGTCTTAGATAAAAGCGAATATTCAGCTGTCAAAGCAATTTCTGTAGATACAACCGGTTCCACGCCTGTTGCGGTAAACGAGCAAGGAGTACCACTTTCACTGACTCCTGAATTTGCAGAAAACCCGAATGCAATGTTTGTATTATGGAAAGATCATACGGCAATTGAAGAAGCCGATCAGATCAATGAACTTGCGAAAAATTGGGACGGAGAAGATTTCACAAAATATGAAGGTGGAATTTACTCTTCTGAATGGTTCTGGGCAAAAGTGCTACATGTATCAAAGCAAGATGAAGCTGTAAAACAGGCTGCTTTTTCTTGGATAGAACACTGTGACTGGATTCCTTTTGTATTGACAGGAAGTGATGATATTCTTTCTTTCAAAAGAAGTCGTTGCGCTGCAGGTCATAAAGCCATGTGGCATCAGGACTGGGGTGGACTTCCTCCAAAAGAATTCTTAACGCAGTTAGACCCTTATTTGGCCGATTTACGAGACCGTCTGTATGGAGAAACATTTACAGCAGAAGAAACTGCGGGTACGCTTTGCGGAGCGTGGGCTCAACGTTTAGGGCTATCTGAAGATACGATCATTACGGTAGGTACTTTTGATGCGCACGCAGGAGCTGTGGGAGGTGAAGTCCGTCCAAATACACTCGTAAAAGTGATGGGAACATCTACCTGTGATATGATTGTAGCAACTCCAGAAGAAGTATGTGACAATTGTGTTTCGGGTATTTGTGGTCAAGTAGATGGCTCAATCATTCCTCATTTTGTAGGTCTTGAAGCTGGTCAATCTGGCTTTGGAGATGTACTCGCTTGGTTTAGAAATATGCTGAGCTGGCCTCTAAAGAATCTAGGACTAGAAAATACGGAGGCTTTAATCGACCAAATCATACCAAAACTATCTGAACAAGCACTAGAAATTCCTGTGGCTGATTCTAAAGTAGTCAGCTTAGATTGGATCAACGGACGCCGTACACCAGATGCCAACCAACTTCTTAAAGGCGCGATTACAGGTTTGAATATGGGAACGGACGCAGTGAAGATATTTAAATCATTAGTGGAAGCTATATGCTTCGGTTCGAGAGCAATTGTGGATCGTTTTGAAAGTGAAGGTGTAAAGATTGATCAAGTCGTCGGACTTGGTGGAGTAGCCAAAAAATCAAAGCTAGTCATGCAAACGATGGCTGATGTGTTGAACAGACCGATTAAAGTAATGCGTTCGGATCAAGCACCTGCGCTTGGCGCCTCTATGTATGCTGCTGTAGCTGCGGGAATTTATCCTGATGTACTCACGGCAATGAATCATATCAGTAACGGGGTTGAGCAAGAGTACCAACCTATTGCTGCCAATGTTGAAGTCTACGAAAGACTTTATCAGGAATACAGCAAAATCGGAAGTTTTATTGAAGAACATACAGAATCTAAAAAATATGAGCAAGTTCAAATCGCTTAA
- a CDS encoding sodium/sugar symporter — protein sequence MGNFSFWDYAVFVGYGLVILCMGLWVSRDKKGESKSAEDYFLASKSLPWWAIGASLIASNISAEQFIGMSGSGFAIGLAISCYEWIAAASLILVGKYFLPIFLKKEIYTMPQFLKQRFDGRVSMSLSVFWLLVYVFVNLTSVLYMGALSMNIIMGVPMMYGIIGLALFAAVYSIYGGLSAVAWTDVVQVVVLVFGGLLTTYLALDALSIGNGIWAGVQTAFEAAPEKFKMIVEKGTMIPDGSGGFVDAYDMLPGLGALLGGIWIVNLAYWGLNQYIIQRALAGKSLKEAQTGVVFAGYLKLLMPLIVVLPGIIAFVINQDPMAYNLSGSVASINGTEGADVAEGFMRITKSDEAYPWLLSTFIPTGLKGLAFAALTAAIVSSLASMINSTSTIFTMDIYKGHINVNAADNQLVKIGRIVSVIALVLAVCVAPMLGALDQAFQFIQEFTGLVTPGVLVIFTMGLFWKRANANGAFTVAALTFPLSWGAKMILPSLPFLDRMFIVCLILAVVGVGVSLLTKKENKGISLEKGLFKTDGVFNALSIGICGILTVLYLIFW from the coding sequence ATGGGAAATTTTTCATTTTGGGACTACGCCGTTTTCGTCGGTTATGGTTTAGTGATTCTCTGTATGGGACTGTGGGTTTCAAGAGATAAAAAAGGAGAATCTAAGTCTGCGGAAGATTATTTTTTAGCATCTAAATCTTTGCCTTGGTGGGCTATTGGAGCTTCATTAATTGCTTCAAATATATCAGCAGAACAATTTATTGGAATGTCAGGCTCAGGTTTTGCCATTGGGCTTGCTATTTCATGTTATGAGTGGATTGCTGCAGCTTCATTGATTTTAGTAGGTAAATACTTTTTACCAATATTCTTGAAAAAAGAAATATATACCATGCCTCAATTCCTCAAACAACGTTTTGATGGAAGAGTGAGTATGAGTTTATCCGTATTCTGGCTTCTTGTTTATGTATTTGTCAATTTGACCTCTGTCCTTTACATGGGTGCTCTGAGTATGAATATCATCATGGGTGTTCCAATGATGTATGGAATTATAGGATTGGCTCTTTTTGCAGCAGTGTACTCTATTTATGGTGGTCTTTCAGCTGTTGCATGGACAGACGTAGTTCAAGTTGTAGTTTTGGTATTTGGAGGTCTTCTAACTACTTATCTTGCATTAGATGCACTTTCAATTGGAAATGGTATATGGGCTGGTGTTCAAACTGCTTTTGAGGCTGCACCAGAAAAATTCAAAATGATTGTTGAAAAAGGTACTATGATTCCTGACGGTAGTGGTGGTTTTGTAGATGCTTATGATATGCTTCCTGGTTTAGGGGCATTACTCGGAGGTATCTGGATTGTAAACCTAGCTTATTGGGGCTTGAACCAATATATTATTCAAAGAGCTTTAGCAGGAAAAAGTTTAAAAGAAGCGCAAACAGGTGTTGTATTTGCAGGTTACTTGAAACTGCTCATGCCTCTGATTGTGGTATTGCCAGGGATCATTGCGTTTGTCATCAACCAAGATCCTATGGCTTACAACTTATCGGGTAGCGTAGCTTCTATCAATGGAACTGAAGGGGCTGATGTTGCGGAAGGCTTTATGCGCATCACAAAATCTGACGAAGCTTACCCTTGGTTATTGAGTACATTTATCCCGACAGGTCTAAAAGGTTTGGCTTTTGCTGCTTTGACAGCTGCTATTGTTTCTTCACTTGCTTCGATGATCAATAGTACGTCTACCATTTTTACAATGGACATTTATAAAGGACATATCAATGTAAATGCGGCTGATAATCAGCTGGTGAAAATCGGACGTATCGTTTCTGTAATTGCCCTTGTTTTGGCGGTTTGTGTAGCTCCAATGCTAGGTGCTTTAGATCAAGCCTTCCAATTTATTCAAGAATTTACAGGACTTGTAACTCCTGGAGTTCTGGTCATTTTCACCATGGGACTTTTCTGGAAGCGTGCAAATGCGAATGGTGCCTTTACCGTAGCTGCATTGACATTCCCTCTTTCATGGGGAGCTAAAATGATTTTACCAAGCCTACCTTTCCTTGACCGTATGTTTATCGTATGCCTTATCCTTGCAGTTGTAGGTGTTGGAGTTTCCTTACTTACTAAAAAGGAAAACAAAGGTATTAGTTTAGAGAAAGGATTATTTAAGACAGATGGTGTCTTCAATGCTTTGTCTATTGGTATTTGTGGAATCTTGACTGTTCTTTATCTAATTTTCTGGTAG